TTGGTTTTTGTAAAAAAGCATCCGCGTTTCTTTGTTGTAGGTAAAATCCGGATTTACGTTTTTGTTCCTAAGGTTCGTAGCAACAAGTTTGAGCGCGGCGTTGAGGTCGATCTCCTTAAACGGCTTTGTGATATACGCGGCAGGATGGGTGTCCAGTGCTTTTTCGACCATCTCATCATCCCCGTACGAGGTGAGGTAGATGACGCAAAAATCGCCCATTTTTTTGAGGTGCTTGACCACGTCTATGCCTGATTCGTTGTTTTCAAGCTTGATGTCGCTTAAGACAACATGGGGTTTGTTAGCGCGAAAAAGCGCACAAGCCTCGTCAAAATTCCCCGCATGACCCGTCACTTCAAACCCTTTATTCTCCAACATTTTGGTCAGATTTAAAGCGATAAGAGGCTCATCTTCGATAATCATCACTTTAAGCATGGGCACCTTTTTACTGGGCTTTGTAAGAAGTCTATTATATACATGTAGGATGAAATTTCATTGAGATTGGGTGTTTTGTGGCGTTTTTTACACTCCTGCTGCCATGGCTTGCATATTTTTAGCACTCTCATGCAAAGCTTCGAGTTCTTCGGGGAGGAGTTTGTAGTTGAGGATTTTACTTGCCCCTTTGCGGGTGATGACCACAGGGACGTTGAGCACCACGTCATGCAAGCCGTATTCGCCCTCCAGATAAACGCCCAAAGGAAGTACGGAGTGTTCGTCGTTGGTGATGGCACGGATGATGCGAAAAACGCTTGCGGCGGTGCTGTGGTTGGTGTT
The nucleotide sequence above comes from Sulfurospirillum tamanense. Encoded proteins:
- a CDS encoding response regulator; the protein is MLKVMIIEDEPLIALNLTKMLENKGFEVTGHAGNFDEACALFRANKPHVVLSDIKLENNESGIDVVKHLKKMGDFCVIYLTSYGDDEMVEKALDTHPAAYITKPFKEIDLNAALKLVATNLRNKNVNPDFTYNKETRMLFYKNQHIILSKQESDLFHLCYLSKGFFVSMPSIEYYIWGDAPTSTSTRRGLIHRLRKKLNHAIFEHSSGLGCKVDGLA